One Lacunisphaera limnophila DNA window includes the following coding sequences:
- a CDS encoding GNAT family N-acetyltransferase: protein MAAIASGLHRAVRAPTRRRRPFPRVGFVEGWYLDPDLRRQGWGRRLISAAEAWTAARGLTELASDAELANAVGIAAHQAAGFRETFRLVHFLKPVKR from the coding sequence ATCGCAGCGATCGCCTCGGGGCTTCATCGAGCTGTCCGTGCGCCCACGCGTCGACGGCGCCCGTTCCCCCGGGTCGGTTTTGTCGAGGGCTGGTACCTCGATCCCGACCTGCGCCGGCAGGGCTGGGGCCGGCGGCTCATCTCCGCCGCCGAGGCCTGGACCGCCGCCCGGGGCCTCACGGAACTGGCCAGCGACGCCGAGCTGGCCAACGCCGTCGGCATCGCCGCCCACCAGGCAGCCGGCTTCCGCGAAACGTTCCGCCTGGTTCATTTCCTCAAGCCGGTCAAAAGGTAG
- a CDS encoding DUF502 domain-containing protein yields the protein MSETRFTSLRNAFLTGILLVAPLVVTIWAVRLIISFVGGSITPLFFPYLPEPLQHLSPIFWDVVTTIIALGLITLLGYVSRHFLGRLIGAATERFIQNIPGVGGFYNSVKQFIETFGAKDRMQFSKVVLVQFPRAGAYTIGFVTNQAQGEPHSRLAGEHWAVFVPTCPSPVNGFFLFLPRGELIELEMSVGDGMKTVISCGAVLPTWSNPAAAKAALGQSL from the coding sequence ATGTCCGAGACCCGCTTCACTTCCCTCCGCAACGCCTTCCTCACCGGCATCCTCCTGGTGGCCCCGCTGGTCGTGACCATCTGGGCGGTCCGGCTGATCATCAGCTTCGTCGGCGGCTCGATCACGCCCCTGTTTTTCCCGTACCTCCCGGAGCCCCTGCAACACCTGTCCCCCATCTTCTGGGACGTGGTCACCACGATCATCGCCCTCGGCCTGATCACCCTGCTCGGCTACGTGTCGCGTCATTTCCTCGGTCGCCTCATTGGCGCAGCCACCGAGCGCTTCATCCAGAACATCCCCGGCGTCGGCGGCTTCTACAACAGCGTGAAGCAGTTCATCGAAACCTTCGGCGCCAAGGACCGCATGCAGTTCAGCAAGGTCGTGCTCGTGCAGTTCCCCCGCGCCGGTGCCTACACCATCGGCTTCGTGACCAACCAGGCGCAAGGGGAACCCCACTCCCGCCTCGCCGGCGAACATTGGGCCGTCTTCGTCCCCACCTGCCCGAGCCCCGTCAACGGCTTCTTCCTGTTTCTGCCCCGGGGTGAGCTCATCGAACTGGAGATGTCCGTCGGCGACGGCATGAAGACCGTGATTTCCTGCGGCGCCGTACTTCCCACCTGGTCCAACCCCGCCGCCGCCAAGGCCGCACTCGGCCAGTCGCTGTAG
- the ybeY gene encoding rRNA maturation RNase YbeY translates to MGDPTATDVITFEGDPLAELAGEICLSADTAWSFVGAHLARARGRAPAASLQNAFATELTLYLVHGWLHLAGYDDLQPAKKRRMRAAEARAMKLLLSAGAVPAFRLL, encoded by the coding sequence ATGGGCGACCCCACCGCCACCGACGTGATCACCTTTGAGGGCGACCCCCTCGCGGAACTCGCCGGCGAAATCTGCCTCTCCGCCGACACCGCCTGGTCTTTTGTAGGGGCGCACCTGGCGCGCGCCCGCGGCCGCGCACCAGCCGCATCCCTCCAAAACGCCTTCGCCACCGAACTCACCCTCTACCTCGTTCACGGCTGGCTCCACCTCGCCGGCTACGACGACCTCCAGCCGGCGAAAAAGCGCCGCATGCGCGCCGCCGAGGCCCGGGCCATGAAATTGTTGCTGTCGGCCGGGGCCGTGCCGGCCTTCCGCCTCCTCTGA